DNA sequence from the Cucurbita pepo subsp. pepo cultivar mu-cu-16 chromosome LG06, ASM280686v2, whole genome shotgun sequence genome:
CTCACGAACGCTTCTTACGTTCACTTATTTTAGGAAGCTTTAAAAGTACTTTCTGCTTTTCGTTAATCTAAAACgtgttgtgctttctttaggtTCTGTTAGACATGGTGGACGTCGTGGGGCTGGGCATGTCATGAAGGATGATGGGTCATTGAACCCAAATGAAGGGAAGCCGTCCAAAAGAGGTGTTGCCAGTGGTCACGAGGTTCGTTTCTGCATCCATGCTAGTGACTGTATCTCTCGTGTCACATGATCACTTCTTTTTCAGAAACTCATTATCTTTGATGCCTATGCAGAAACAAGTATGGGTTCAGAAGTCATCTTCAGGTtcttaacatatttaaatcatGTGAGTCCTTTGCATATTAGCAATTTTTTATCTCCTTTATGATACGAACAAGACTGTTTTAAGAGGTTTTTGTCCCCTGAGATGTCCAACCGAACGACAAAGCAGAGTCTAAATTAACTAAAGATTCTGGTTTAAAGTAACCATAGCACATGTTTGAATCCATCCATCGTGCCAACATTTCGCTAATATAATTAAGAGGTTATTGCTTATATTGCTTAGATTCCTCACATCGCCTTCCTCACTGCTGCCATGCATTCTCCTTGAATTCATCTGATATCTGCATATAATTAACATATTGGCTGGATTTTGTgtgctgttttatttattgttctcTATTGGATCGTGACGATGTGTATGCTATCGAACAGATAATGGCATCCAGACAGGACTATGGTTCCTCAAACTTCCAGGGGGAATATCTCCATTCTGAGGACTTAATGCACATCCTCAGAAGGCATCATCATGTAAAATGGAGATATGCCCTGGAAGCAGTTGGTAACAGTAATAGGTTTCATGAACTGGATTGCAAGATGCAATTGTTTCGTATACGGGTGGTTACAAAACACAGAAGTGTTCTCTGGTTGAAGACCGAATATGCGTTCTATGGATTTCTGGTTTTACAAAATCGAAGTTTCTTTGGTTGAAGACCAAATATGGTTTGTGGATTTTGGTTTGGTATGATCTGATTTTTTTGCCCAAACATACCAAGTGTGACACTGCTTCACCTGGAGGAACGTGCTGGTATATACATACGTGGCTTGCGTGACACGAGATCAAAGCCAAGAGGGAGATTCATTCTAACTTTCCCTTTGCTTGATGTTTTGGTCATAATGCTATGTTTCTTTTCCCTTAGGAGCTTGAAGTATAGAAAGTACCTAGTAGTACTCTGCTTACCATAATCTCACTGGGGGTGGTTAGTACACAATTGTACTTGATTCTTTGCGTGGGGCTGTGAATCAGAATCATCAAACTTAATACTCTTTCATGTCGTATATGAAAAATGTGATGGATGATTATGATATATGTGTTTCTATCGACTAATATATCACTTTTATTTACTTCCctttgtgtttgtttggtcATTTCTGGATAAGAACCTCGTGTTCTTTGCTTTCTGATATTCATTCATAGCACAAATCCATGATTTTATTATGCCCTGTGATCTTTTTTGGTTCtgctatatataaataaataacttacaaaatcaaatcaaggGAACAAAAAagctttgttttgttctttctatGAGACAGATTGAGAGAGTGAGAAGCCTAGAGTTTATGGTATTTGAGCAATTTCCAGGAGgatcttgtggagtgattgtGGCTTAGAGAAAAAAGGGCAATGATCACTGCCTTTGATCTTGAAAACTCTTTCAGGTGGGTTTTCCCTGACCAGCTTTTCTTGTATATCAGGTGAGAGTGCGTGATCATCGAGCGTTTGAACAAAGAATCGACGCCCGGTTTCGTAGTTTTCAGGGGACAGTGAGAGTTTCTCCATGACTGGACCCAATGGGAAGGGTCTCATTGAAACCATTGCCAAAGCCACATCCTGCATTCCCACCAACCATATTGCTCTTTAGCTCATcttcatatatatttacacAACTCAGAAGCATAAAACAAACTTCAACGAGCAAGTTTTCTATGGAGAAGCTTGGTTGCCAGTACTCTAAAGTAGAAGAAACTATTATGAGTAGGATCCTAAACCAAACTCGGAGTTCACGAACATCACCTAGCTCTGATATTTCACTAGTACTCTAAAGCATAAGAAACTACAAGTGCATACGAAAGGATCTTGAACATCATCTAGCTTTGATACTTCACTAGTATTCTGAGAGGTTCTAAACCAAACTTGGAGCTCAGGAACATTACCTAGCTATGATACTTCACTAGTACTctaaaagcaaaagaaactACGAGTGTATACAAAAGAATCCCAAACCAAACTCAGAGCTCATGAACATcacctagctctgatacttcACTAGTACACTAAAGCAGAAGAAACTACGAATGTATACGAAAGGATCCTAACCAAATTCGGAGCTCATGAACATCACCTAACTCTAATACTTCACTAGTACTCTAAAGCAGAAGAAACTATGAACGTATACGAAAGGATTCTAAACCAAACTTGAAGCTCATGAACATCACCTAGCTCTAATACTTCACTAGTACTCCAAGGCAAGAGAAACTACAAATGTACATGAAAGGATCATAAACCAAACTCGAAGTTCATGAACATCACCTATCTTTGTTACTTCACTAGTACTCTAAAGCATAAGAAACTACCAATAGGATCCTAAACTAAACTTGGAGCTCATGAACATcatctagctctgatactttACTAGTACTCTAAAGCAGAAGAAACTACGAATGTATACAAAAGGATCCTAAACCAAACTTGGAGCTCATGAACATCACCCAGCTCTGATACTTCATCGGTACTCTAAAGCATAAGAAACTACGAATGTATACAAAAGGATCCTAAATCAAACTCGATTTAAAGCCAAGGTGAGAAAAGTACCTTGGTAGGAGATTGATTGAAGTACAACCCCTTCATTTGCTCTTTCTCAAACATGAATCCTGTAGGCTGTTCATCTTTTCCATTCCCATAGATCAAAAACTTCGAGCCTTTCATAAAAATCTCTTCAGATCCAAGCTGCAAATCAGTTTATATCATCAGCATGAACAACAGAGAGCTTCTGAAACTCCAAGAAAAGCAACGTTCCATAGTTAATCAAATACCTCTTCCATGAACACATCAAAAGGTCTCTGCCCATCACCCACCATCGTTGCACAAATGTAAACTGCTTTCgatattttgtttgagaaatGTTCTAAAGCATAAGAAACACAAGCACCTCCACTACTGTGCCCAACTAGAACAACCTTCAAAACACCAAGTTTTGTTAGCTTTAATTAGCAGAATGAGCGGGTAAAGTACTCTGTTAGAAGGCCTTGTAGCTCTGATACTTCACTAATACCTTTTCGTTGTCAGGAAGGCCTTGTAGATACTCAATCAATGGCTTTGAGTACTCAACTAGAGTATCCACCTTGTTTGTATCTGTTAGATCAATACCAGAGCCTTTGAGATCAATGGCTATTGGAGACAATCCGACTTCCTCCAGTAGAGAGATTGTTTTGTACCAACACCAAGCTCCAAACCCTTCACCATGaactaaaacaaatttcttttcctttacgTTTTCAAGAAAATCTAGTGCCTGCAAAATGATATGAACTGGTGAGATGATTAGTGATAAAGTAGCAGAATCTGATAACAGGTAGACATTTCTAAGCCTCACCTGCAGATTTGCTTCACCTGAAGTCACCTCTGCTCTCGAATCTCTCTTGCTCTGATTctaagaggaagaaaagaaaatcgtGTTAATGCAATAGAtccttcatttcttcaaaCGGAACGAACAGAGATAGAATCAGACCGATTCCCTAAATGCTTTTCTGGATATTCCTCAATGTCCCNGTATTCCTTAATGTCCCAGCTATTCACGGAACATGAGATCCATTCGTTCTATAAGATCCATTCGTTCGTTCTCTTTTCTCTAACAAATGGTCAAAACTTCATAGGGGTTCGAATCAAACCATAGCTCACGAGGTCTAGAACTCATTAAGATCCTACTCATTGATTACTTTTCATAGTTCTTCCTTTATTACTTTCTATTCATGGATTTGGTAGACTTTTCATAATTTACATCACATGGTAGATTCTGACGTCTATAATTAAGCACCAGAGATCATTCATTCTCAAAAAGAACAGAGTAATGATAGCCAGAAAGGGTCAACcacaaaggaaaaagaaactatttaAAGCTGAAAAGTAGACTCACaaagattataaaatatgaacaatTCTAAAAGGCAATCCGCCATGAAATCAAACAGAGCTTAATCATGATAACCCACTTTTCTTGATCcaaatataaacaaacaaacaaacaaacaaaatgaagaCCCACCTGCTTCCCATTACAGAATGGATCGGATAGATTATGTCTTCGAGAACTTGTCGACCCAATTCTTTTCGAAGTGGATCCATCAAACCTCTGAGACAATTGAAGCTGTTGCAAAGCCAACGAGAGTGCTTGCTTCTGCAAAAACTCTTCCTCGCTCTGCAACTTCCTCTGCGACCGACCCATTCTCTTGCTTCTTGATCCAATCTCTTTCACATCCTTCTTTGACTTGCAAATCAGGCTGTTACCCATTATTCAGAACCTGATTCTGAACAAAACCCAGAATTTTTTTCGACTCAAAACGATAAGAAATCGAAGAAATCTCATGAAAAACGAAGGTTAAGGCGAGGAATTAGGGGTTGTGTTCATCGCGGTATTGTCAAGAGTTTAGTAAGCGGGAGTGGGTGAGAgtaagaaaggaagaaaagggtCGTGCGGCGGAGTTGAGGCTTCCAACCTTGCAAGACTTTTAATGATGAATCCgtgtgttaagaatgagaaccGAAGGAAAGTGACAGAGATCGGAATATAGGACTTTCAATCCCActtctgtttttttatttttaaatggaatcagagcagaagaa
Encoded proteins:
- the LOC111796969 gene encoding putative methylesterase 12, chloroplastic — its product is MGNSLICKSKKDVKEIGSRSKRMGRSQRKLQSEEEFLQKQALSLALQQLQLSQRFDGSTSKRIGSTSSRRHNLSDPFCNGKQNQSKRDSRAEVTSGEANLQALDFLENVKEKKFVLVHGEGFGAWCWYKTISLLEEVGLSPIAIDLKGSGIDLTDTNKVDTLVEYSKPLIEYLQGLPDNEKVVLVGHSSGGACVSYALEHFSNKISKAVYICATMVGDGQRPFDVFMEELGSEEIFMKGSKFLIYGNGKDEQPTGFMFEKEQMKGLYFNQSPTKDVALAMVSMRPFPLGPVMEKLSLSPENYETGRRFFVQTLDDHALSPDIQEKLVRENPPERVFKIKGSDHCPFFSKPQSLHKILLEIAQIP